Sequence from the Anaerolineae bacterium genome:
AAGCTGCCCGCCTGAGCCAGATTCCGCCCCTCAGCCAGGCGCCGCTCTGCCTCCGTCAGCCGCACGCCCACCTCGGGCGCTACTGCTGCCGGCTCCGACCGCCACAGCCCCGCGGCCGCAGACAGCTCCCGCGAGGCCCTCTCCAGCGTCTCGGCCGTGTCCCGCTCTGCCCGGCGCACCCGCTCCAGCGTCTCCACCACCTGCCGGGCGTCACCCTCGACCTGCTCCAGCACGGCGGCAGTGGCCTGGAGCAGCTCCCGGGCCCGGTCGAACTCCTGCCTCGCCATGTCGTTGAGGGCGGGTACCTGCTCCAGGTCGCGTTGGGCCCGGGCCAGGCCGGACTCAGCTTGGTCCATGACCGGGCTCATCGGCGACCAGCTCGGCTCCGGGTAGGCCCGAAGCGCCTCCCACGCCGGCCGCGCCTCCCGCCGGAGGTACTCGGACACCCGGGCCGCCTCGGCCCGCAGCCGGGCCAGAGCCTCCTCGTTGGCACCCCGGAGCGCCTCCCACTCCTGGGCCTCGCCCAGCATATCGGCGCTCGCCCGGCTCAGCGACTCGATGCCCGCCTGGGCCTGATCGAACCGCCCCTCTGTCAGGTGGACACCGACCTCGTCCCGAAGGTGGGTCACTTCCTGGAGCCTCGCTTCCAGCGTGGGCAGCCGGTAGCCCCGGTTCACCACCTCCTGTGCCTGCTCCAGACGCCGGCGATGCTCCTCCAGCGCCTTCACCAACGCCTCCACCGCGGCCACGCCCTGCAGGGCAGCGTCAGCTTCACTCAGGGCATTGAGGTAGAGCCCCTGGTCCAGGGCCGCCTGGGCCGCCTGCAGCCGCCGGTCCACCCCGGCGAAGGCTTGGGCGGGACTCAGAAAAAAGCCGGAGGGCAGGTCCTCCTCGCCCTGCCTACGCCGCGAGCGCGCCTCGTCCAGCCGCCCGGGTGCCTCGTCCTGAGCCTGGCGCAGCCGGGCGATCTCAGCCTTGACTCTATCCACATAGCCCAGAATGCCATCGGCATCCACGGTGGCCGGGTCCACCAGCACGAGTTCGACCTTGAGGGGCAGGCCGGCCAACTGCCGGCGCACCGCCTCGAGCTGTTCCACCAGAGCCGAGTCCTGCTCCTCCCGGCGCTCCAGCACCAGCATCGGGTCCAGCAACGTCCGCAACTGCTCCTCGGTCAGGCTCAGGACCCTCTCGCTGGAGCCCACCAGGGTCAGGTAGAGCGTCTCCCAGGCGCGCACCTGGTCCTCCAGGCTCGTGTCGGTGGCGGCCGGGTCGCTAAGCTGCTGCCGCAGCTCGAAGGCTGAATTGAGGGCCGCCTGGCTCTGTCTCAACCAGTCGTGCACCTGCCGGCGCAGCTCGGGATAGCGCTCGCCACCGTAGCCCCGGAAGAGGGCGTAGAGCATCGTGTCCTCCGGGGTCGCCCCTTGCAGGAGCCCCTCTCCGGCCAGGAGGAGGTTCGACACCCGCGCCCGCAGGCGGCCCAGGTGCGCGCGTAGCCTGGCCCGCCGTTGGGCGGGTACCACCGCCAGGACGTATGCCACCGCTCCCACCGCCACCAGGAAGAGCACTCCAACGGCTACCACCAATGCCCGCAGTATGGGGGAAGGAGGCGGGTTGAGGGTGCGGTTCACCGCCCCCAGAGCCTCCACGAACCCGGCCGTCGGGTCGCCCGCAGCGATACCACCGCGCATGGCTTCTCGGACCCGGGCCGCGGCCGCGTCGGTGTCCAGGGCGGAGCCGAACAAGGCCTGGCCGATGGTCAGGCTGTAGGCGAAGGACAGATCGGTGGCGGTGCTGGCCTCCAGGGCGATACCGTTGGAGGCAAAGGCGTCGGGCTGGCTCGGGTCGCGCAGCCCCGCCTCCACCTCCACGGCATCAACGTAGTCGTACCAGTCGTCCTGGCCGGAAGGGCGATAGTCGGTGAGCAGGACCAGGACGCGGTAGTCCTGCTCCGCCAGGGGCCGGGCGGCAGCACACACTGCCTCCCGATCCAGGGGGGGCTGGCTCTCGTTGCGGATGTCGGCGTAGGGGCAGGGCTCCTGTGCCCGGACGGGAACCACGGCGAGGAGGAGAAGGAATAGGACGCTGATGACGCTGATGCTACGCTGATTGACGCTGATCGAACGGAAAGGAAGGAATGACACGGGTGTGCCCTGATGGCGACCGTGCGCCATTCGACTAAGGACAGATAGCACTAACATGTCTTTCATCCTTTCTTTCTGATCAACGTTCATCAGCGCCGCATCTGCGTCATAGGCGGCTCATTCCCCTACACCAGGGCACCATTGCCGGACAGCCGGCTCCGCAGGGTCTGCACGTCTACATGGGCGACCACACCATCCTCGGCGGCCGCCAGGGCTGCTGCCACCCCGGCCGCTTCCCCGATGGCCATGCAGGTGCCCATCACCCGAGCGCCGGCCATGGCTTCATGAGTGGCGGAGATGCTCCGGCCTGCTACCAGCAAGTTGGCGCTGCCTTTAGGAACCAGGCAGCGGTAGGGGATGTCGTACCAGTCCCCTTGGGGTGGGCAGAGAGACTCCCGGTCCGGGTACATCCTCCGATTCTCCGCCTTCCAGAAGGCACACCGCTCGCCTCGAGGGCACTCCCGGATGCACAGGTGCACGGGATAGGTGTGTCCCAGGGGGCAATGTATGTCTATCCACCACGAACCACGGGCCACCGCGTCTTCGAACTTGCGGCCGGAGGTGACGTCGTCGCCGGTGAGGGTGTACAGGCCCGTCACTTGCCGGCTCTCCCGGGCCCCTACCTGCGGGGCCGTGGCCAGGATGTAGGCGTCCTCGAACCCCTCGGCCTCGGCGCGCAGCGTCTCCAGCAGCTTCCAGACCTCCCGACGCGCCATGAGCTCGCCCCGAGTCAGGTCCCCCACGTCGGTAGGATCGGCCGGAATGCGGGTCACGTTGGGGGAGTAGTAGTCATCGTGCACCGTGTTGACCGCCAAGAAGCCGGGGTGATAGAAGCTGAGTTCGCCCGTCTCCAGCTTCCGTCGCACCAGCTCAATGGCCTTCCGGCGTTGTGCTTCTCCCAGGTCGGGGACCCCGGCGAGGTAGAAGAAGGAGCCCATGGATTGCACCGCCCCATCGAAGGCCCGTCCCTGAGTGAAGGGAAGGCCGGCGCGCGCAGCCAGGTCCGCGTCCCCGGTGGCGTCTATGACCACCTTCCCCACCACGGCCTGCCGGCCCGACTTGCTCTCCACCACCACGCCCTCCAGATGGCCGTCGGCCGCGACGGCATCTACCGCCAGGGTGTGCAAGAGCAGCTCTACGTCCTCCTGGGAGATCATCTCGTCAGCGACGTACTTGAATGCCTCCACGTCGAAGTTGATGCCCCACTGCTTCAGCGCCTCTTCCCAGCCGGTGGCGCCGCCCAGGGCGTGCATGCGATCGGTCATCTCCTGCAGAATGCCCTGCACGATGGGCGTGTCGCTGTCGTGGGCAGTGTGTCCCAGAATGGGCGCCACCATGCCTGCCGTGGCCAACCCACCCAGGAACCCATACCGCTCGACCAGCACAGTGCGCGCCCCCTCCCGCGCTGCCGCCACCGCGGCAGCGAACCCAGCCGGGCCGCCGCCCGCCACCACTACGTCCGCCTCCGCGATCACCGGCAGTTCGCGCGCCGGCTCCCTCAACACCCTCGCCATCGGTCCTCTCCTAAGCATTTGTCCCGGCCGCCCTCGTCATCGGATCAGGCGGGCAGCTCTGCCAGCGACACTTGAGGGTCCGCTAGCATGGCAGCCACCTCATCGAATCGGGGCCGCCTCTGCACCAACGCCGGAACCGCCGTCTCTTCCTCCTCGGGGAGGCCGCTCCCCAGTGCTCCTACCAGCCGCCCCTCTCGGAAGTAGAAGTAGGCGAAGCTGCCTTCCTCGGGCAGGCCCCGCCGCACCGTCGCTTCCCACGTCTCCAGGTCGCCCCACACCCGCACCGCCAGGTCGAACATCACCGTCATGAAGGAAGGGAACGCGGTATAGGGTTCCTCCGCCCCCGCCATGTTCCTTCCCGCCTGAGCGCCCTGTCCCCGGGCCACACTCCAGTGCTCCAGCCGCAGTCGCCTGCCGAAGGTGGGATCGGGCCAGGAGGCAATGTCGCCCGCGGCGTAGATGTGCGGGTCGCTGGTGCGCAGGCGTTCATCCACCACTATCGCCCCCTGCCGGTCCACTTCCAGGCCCGCTGCATGGGCCAGCTCGGTGTTGAGCAGGATGCCCACCCCCATGACTACTATGTCAGCCGGAAGCGATCGGCCCTGGCTCAGGGCTACCCGCTCCACCTGCTCCCGGCCCTCCACTGCGACAGCGACGTCGCCCGGGAGGATTGTGACCCCACGTTCACGGTAGAAGCGGTGCAGGTGCTGCCCCAGGTCTTCGGGCACGAGACGGCCCTGAAGCCAGGCCTCGGGGAACACCATGGTCACCTCTTTACCCATCATGGCGAGCGACGCGGCCACCTCGGCCCCGATGAAGCCGCCTCCGAGCACCACGGCCCGAGTGGCCTGCCCAGCGGCGGCGCGGATGGCGTCGGAATCCTCGATGGTGCGGAGGGTATGCACCCCCGGCAGATCGCCCCCCGGCAACTCCAGCCGTCGCGCCCGTCCTCCGGTGGCCAGCAGGAGCCTTCCGTAGCCGATGACGCTGCCATCGTCCAGCCTGAGCCGTCGCTCGCGCGGCAGCAGCTCCACCACCCGGACGCCAGTGCGCACTTCCAGGCGATGGTCCGGGTAGTAGGACTCCGGTTGCAGGTACACCCGGTCCAAGCCCTGCTCGCCCCGAAGGTACCCTTTGGACAGCGGCGGACGCTGGTAGGGCCGGTGCGGCTCCTGAGTGAGAAGGAGGATGCTGCCCCGGTCATCCACCTGGCGGGCGCCCTCCGACGCTCGTCCTCCGGCCAGACCTCCACCGACGATGACGTACTCCCTGCTATCCATACTCACTCTCTCCAACGCTCCCTAACAACACAGAGTCGGCCATCCAGTCGGGCTCAGTGTAGCACCTCAGCTGTCTCCTGTCTGCCTGAGCGTTGCGCAGGGTGCACGTCAATCTGGGGGCAAGGTATGAGCCGGCACTCAGGCCGACGCCATCGCGCCTGGTCATCACTCGAGGAGTCCGCGTCCCCAGGCGCGGCGACAACCCGACAAGCAGTGCGTCTCATCTGCGGACCGAGGGCGAACACGAGGTTCGCCCCTACGCACCGTTGCTGGCTAAGATGTGCCGCCGACAGATCGGCATCACCCCGGCAACTGCATTCCGATGCCGAGCCCCGGATGATGATAGAGGCTAGGCCCTCGGTGCCCCGATGCACACCGGAGATCACCGGCCAGCAAGGAATGACAGGAGACGGGCCCGGGCGAGAGGGTACCCGCTCGAGCCTGCCCTGAGAGGTGTAGGCCCGTGCGGGATACGGTTGCCCTGGGGCCGCCCCTGATGGAGCTAGAGCAGGCGGCCGATCAGGTCGCGGATGCCCAGGAGATCCAGGGCCGACACCAGCACCACCGCAATGAGCAGCCAGCGGATGAACCGCGCCCCGCTCCTCACGGCCACCCGACAGGCGACCCAGGCGCCAGTCATGTTGCCCACCGCCAGCAGCAGCCCCACTCCCCAGTCTATCAGGCTGTTGGCCATGAAGATAGCCATGGCCATGATGGTGACCAGAAGGATGATCAGGACCTTGATGGCGTTGGCACGGACAAGGTCGTAACCGCTGGCCAGCACCAGCCCCGAGAGCAAGAAGATGCCCACCCCGGCCTGGATGAAGCCGCCGTAGATGCCCAGGCCGAAGAAGATGAGGATCTCCAGCAGGTTAGGGTAGCTGCGGGCGCCCTCAGGCCGGCCCTTGAGCCACTGGTTGGGCCGAAACAGGATGACGAACAGCATGATCGCCATCACCACACCGATGGCCCGGCGCATCAACTCTTCGTTCAGGTTCACTGCGATCTGGGCCCCGATGAGGGAGCCGATGACCGCCGGGACGGAGAGCATGAGGCCGTACTTCCAGTCCAGCACCTTCCCCTGGTGGAAGCTGCCCGTGCTCACTACGTTCTGCAGGAGAATGCCCACGCGGTTGGTGGCGTTGGCCACCGTGGCGGGAAGCCCTATGAATATCAGCAGAGGCAACGTTATCAGCGAACCGCTGCCAGCCAGGGTGTTGATGAATCCGGCCGCGAAGCCGGCGGCGACCACCGCCACGTACAGATACCAGGCCAACACGCCCTCCTCGACCCATGCGCCCATTGCGCAGATGAACGGTCAGATACTAGCCGGTGCGCCGCCTGCGCGCCAACGATCGCCTCACCGGTCGTTCCTACCGCTCGCGTCCCATTCTCTCGCCTGTGGCCGACGATGCGTGTCTGCTGCCCAAGGAGGCCGCAGTCGCGGGCCGCCGTGCTGCGCGCGTCACCGCCCGGCAGGGAACGCCGGCTTTCATCGGGTGGAGGAGTACCGGTGCCGGGATGCCGGCCGTCGAAACCGGGGTCAGATAATACACCGCGACTCGAGTTTGACAGGCGCCGGGAGCCACCTGTATAGTGCGCTCCACTTAGATAAGCTTAGGAATGTGTAGAAACCGATCGTGAGCCGAGAAGAGATACCATCCACCGATTCCTGGTTCACCCTCAGTCAGGCAGCCAAGTACCTCGGCGTTCACTTCGCCACTCTGCGGCGCTGGGCCGATGCCGGTGAGGTCGCCTGCCTTCGCACCCCCGGCGGGCGTCGCCGCTTTGCCCGAAACGACCTGGACGCCTTCCTGGAAGGCAGGCGGCAGCCGGCCACATTCGGCGCCTTGGCCCCTCTGGAGACCCACGTTCTGGAGGTGACTCGGCGTGCGCTCGCCGAACAGGAGGTCCATCCCAAGAGCTGGCTGGTACGTTCCGGGCAGGAGGATCGTCAGTACTTCCGCCAATCCGGCAGGCGGCTGCTCGGTCTCGTCCTTCAGTTCAGCGCTCGGCCCGACGGAGAAAGCTTCCTCCGCGAGGGGCGTCGCCTGGGGGCCGACCATGGGGCCCACTGCAGCCGGGCGGGTCTCAGCCTCAGCGAGACGGTTCAGGCGTTCTTTCACTTCCGGCGCTCTCTGCTATCCGCCATCCACGAATCGGGCACGTTTGGCGGTCCGCCTGACGTTCACAGCCTGATGGTCTACCAGAGGGCCAGCGATTTCCTGGACGAGGTGCTGCTTTCCACCATCGAGAGCTACCAGACCCAATCGCCCGCACCCACCATTCCCCCCGCCTGACCTCCAGCGATGCCACCAGCGAGGACGGACTGACCATGCCCATCATCCGACAGCCCCACTACGACCTGACCCAGCGACCCTTCCTGGTGATCTGGGAAGCTACCCAGGCCTGCGATCTGGCCTGCCGTCACTGCCGCGCCTCATCCCAGCCTCACCGTCACCCCGAGGAGCTGACCTCCGACGAGGCTCGCCACCTGATTGACCAGGTGGAAGCATTCGGTCACCCGCGACCGTTGTTCATCATCACCGGCGGCGACCCTTTCAAGCGCGAAGACCTGTTCGACCTCTCCGCCTATGCCTCCGAGAAAGGATTGATGCCGGCCGTATCACCTTCGGGCACTCCGCTGCTGAACCGCGAGAACCTGGGGCACCTCAAGGAGTCGGGGACCAGAGTCATCTCGCTGAGCCTGGATGGCTCTACCCCCGAGTTCCACGACGACTTCCGACGGGTGCCCGGCTCGTACCAGTTGACGCTGGATGGCTGGCGAGCCGCCCAGGAACTGGGGATCAAGGTCCAGGTGAACTCCACCGTCACCGGCCACAATCTGGACGACCTACCGCGTCTGCTGGAGTTGGTGCGGGAGATGGGCGCCATGACCTGGAGCGTCTTCTTCCTCGTTCCCACCGGTCGAGGCCAGGCGGACGACATGATCTCTCCCCAGGATCACGAGGCGGTGATGAACTTCCTCTACGAGGCCTCCCACATGGTCAGCCTCAAGACCACCGAGGGTCACCACTACAAGCGAGTGGTCCTCCAGCGCCAGGCCCTCGAGGAGCGAGGACTCCCGCCTGAGGATCACCTACCACTGAACCACACCTACTACCGATTGCGGGATGGGCTGGCCCAGGTTGGCAGGGCGCCCGCAGTCCCTGCGCCGCAGGAGAGGATGCGCCGGTCGCCCCTGCACATCAACGCGGGCGACGGGTTCGTGTTCGTCTCCCACCGCGGCGAGATCTACCCCAGCGGCTACCTCCCCCTCGCAGCCGGCAGCGTCCGGGAAGCCCCTCTGGCGGAGGTCTACCGGGAGAGCCAAATCTTCCGCTCTCTACGGGACCGATCGAAGCTTGAGGGGCGCTGTGGGCGGTGCGAGTTCAACCGGGTATGCGGCGGCTCCCGCTCCCGCGCCTTTGCCTTCACCGGGAACCCTCTGGCCGAGGACCCATCCTGCATGTACGAGCCCGGCAGCTTTCCCTTCGGCCTCGAGACAACGCCAGAGACGAGGGAGGCATCGTGATCAGCATCACCAAGCTCCTCTGCGGCCGGTCGGCCCAGGGCGACGGCCTCCGCTACCGCTGGCGCACGGATGCCCACGCGAGCGGACTGGACGCAGCCCTGGCGCGCAAGCCCATCGTGGTGTGGAACTCCACCAAGGCCTGCAACCTGCGCTGCATCCACTGCTACTACACCGCCCACCCCCAGGCCGACCCCGACGAGCTCACCACGGCCGAGGCCCGGGCCATGATTGACGACCTGGCTGCGTTCGGCGCTCCGGTGCTGCTCTTCTCTGGCGGCGAACCCCTGCTGCGCCCCGACCTGTACGAGCTGGGGGCATATGCGGTGAAGCGAGGGCTGCGCGCCGTCATCTCCACCAACGGTACCCTCATCGGAAGCGATGAGGCCGGCCGCATTGGCAAGGCCGGTTTCTCCTACGTGGGCATCTCGCTAGACGGCGTCGGGGAGACCAACGACCGCTTCCGGGGGGCCGTCGGCGCCTTCGAGGCCGCCCTGCGCGGGTTCCGCGCCTGCCAGACAGCGGGCGTGCGCACTGGCCTTCGCCTCACCCTCAACCGGCACAATGTGCGCGACCTCTCCTCCATCCTGGACCTGCTGGAGAAAGAGCGAATCCCCCGTGCCTGCTTCTACCACCTGGTCTACGCCGGCAGGGGTAGGCGCATGCAGGAAGATGACCTCACCTTGAGCCAGACCCGCGAAGCGGTGGACGTGCTGTTCGACCGGGCCCTGGAGTGGCAACAGCGCGGGGTGGACATCGAGCTTCTCACGGTGGACAACCACGCCGACGGCCCCTACCTACTGCAGCGGGTGCAGCGCCACCAGCCGGAGCGCTACCAGGAGGTGTTGGAGCTACTACGAGCTAGCGGCGGCAACGCCTCCGGCATCGGCATCGCCGCAGTGGACCACCGAGGCGAGGTGCATGCAGACCAGTTCTGGCAACATCATTCCTTCGGCAACGTGCGCGAGCGGCCCTTCGGCCAGATCTGGACCGACCTGAGCGACCCGCTGATGGCCGGGCTCAAGCACCGCAAACCCTTACTCATCGGGCGCTGCGCCGGTTGCCGCTACCTCGATATCTGCAATGGTAACTTCCGCGTCCGGGCCGAGGCCGTGCATGGTGATGTGTGGGCCCCCGACCCCGCGTGCTACCTTACCGATGAGGAGATCGGGCTGTAGTGCCTTCGAACTCGGTTGCAGGTTGTGTCGGCGGGCAGGCCATGGATGATACCGATCGCCGGCTGCTGGACGCGCTGCAAGGCGAGCTGCCCCTGGTGCCTCGGCTCTACCACGCCGTGGGCGAGCAGGTGAGGTTGGCCGAGGAAGACGTGCTCGAGAAGGTGGCACGGCTCAAAGAGGCAGGCATCATCCGCCAGATCGGGCCCATCTTCGATTCCCGTCGGCTGGGCTACCGCAGCACCCTCTGCGCCTTCCGCGTCGAGCCCGATCGTCTGGACCAGGTGGCCCGCCGCATCAGCGCCCATCCGGGCGTCAGTCACAACTACTCCCGCGAGCACGAGTACAACCTCTGGTTCACCCTCACCCTGCCCCTCCAGTGCGACGCGGCAGCGGAGATCTCTCGGCTGGCGAGCCAGCCGGGCGTGACCGACTACCTCGACCTGCCCGCCCTGCAGGTGTTCAAGATCGGAGTCCGGTTCAGCCTGACCAGCGAAGGCGACGAGGGAGATGGACGGGCGACCAGTGCTCCGGAAGAGCAGCGACCTCTCACCGACTTCGAGCGCCGGCTGGTGCGAGAAGCCCAAGACGACCTGCCGGTGGTTCCCAGGCCGTTCTTGCCCGCCGCTACCCGGCTGGGGGTTACCGAGGAGGAACTGCTGCACGCCCTGGAGCACCTTCGGGAACAACGGATCATGCGCCGGTTCTCCGCCGTGCTCAGGCATCGGCGGGCCGGCTTCACCGCCAACGGCATGGGCTGCTGGGCCATACCCGAGGAACGCATCGAGGAGGCGGGGCGAGCCGCCTCCAGCTTCAGAGAGGTGAGCCACTGCTACCACCGCCCCGCCCACCCGCCTTGGTGGCCCTACACCCTCTTCACCATGCTCCACGGGCGGGAGAGAGCCGAGGTGGCCGCCGCCGCAGAGCGGTTGCGCCAGGCCATAGCCCCGGACGACTACGCATTGCTCTTCAGCGACAAGGAGTACAAGAAAGAGCGAGTACGCTACTTCCAGGAGACGTAGGTGCGAGACCTGACCGTGGCCGCAGTCAACTTCAGGGCCGAGCCGGGCGCCATAGACGACAACCTCAGCCGAACGGAGGCGTGGGTGGCGAGGCTGGCTGACCGGGGGGTGGAGATGGTGTGCTTCCCGGAGATGTCCCTCTGCGGGTACGATCACTCGCCCCGAGCGCGCTCCTTCGCCCAGCCCGTGCCCGGGCCCATCACCGAACGGTTGGAGACGTTGGCGGCCCGGCAAGGCGCGGTAGTGCTTGCCGGCCTGGCCGAGACCGACGCCGCCGGCCGCCTTTTCATCAGCCAGGTGATAGTGGGACCCGAGGGGCTGATCGGTACCTACCGCAAGGCCCACCTGGGCCCCTTCGAGCGGGAGACGTTCTCCGCCGGCGATGAGGTGCCGGTGTTCGCGACGGACGTCTGCACCTTCGGCGTGCAGCTCTGCTACGACACCCACTTCCCCGAGATGAGTTCCATCCAGGGTTTGGCGGGAGCAGAAGTGCTCTTCTTCCCGTTCGCCTCGCCCCACGGCGACCCCCAGACCCGGCGGGAGCGGATCATGCGCTACCTGCCTGCCCGAGCCTACGACAACGCCTGCTACGTGGTCACATGCAACCTGACCGGCCAGAGCGCGGCTGGGAGCCGGAGGTCGTTCCCCGGTACTGCCCTCATAGTCAGCCCCAAGGGAGAGCTCATGAACGAGCAGGTGGGATGGGAGGAAGGAGCGGCAGTGGCGACTCTCTCCGCCGCCGAGCTACGGCGCATCGGGGGCACGAGGATGGGTCACTTCCACGATCACCGCCGGCCCGAGCTCTACGGCGCCCTTTGCCGGCCCACCGCCGAGCAACACCCGTCGCCCGGCGGCGAGAGGAAAGCGATTCCGGAGTCTGAGGCCGGCGCCTCCACGTCGTTGCCTGACTCCACAAAGGAGATAGTCGAGTGAAGCAGCCCACCGATCAAGCCAGAGTGTTAGCCTACCTGTTGTCTCTTGTGGCCATCGCCGCCCTCCTGGCAGCCTGCAGCGGCGTCACTCCTGCTGCCGGAGGCGCCGGGCCCGCCGTCGTGTCAGAGCCCATCTCTGCCCCCGGCACCGCAGCCGACGAATGCTCAGATGAGTTCGATCCGGATCGTGATTACTTCCCGAACAAGGCGAGCATCGAGTACGCCCAGAACTTCACCGTGGAGTACCACAACCACTACAAGGTGGTCACCATAGTGGAGCC
This genomic interval carries:
- a CDS encoding FAD-dependent oxidoreductase, with protein sequence MARVLREPARELPVIAEADVVVAGGGPAGFAAAVAAAREGARTVLVERYGFLGGLATAGMVAPILGHTAHDSDTPIVQGILQEMTDRMHALGGATGWEEALKQWGINFDVEAFKYVADEMISQEDVELLLHTLAVDAVAADGHLEGVVVESKSGRQAVVGKVVIDATGDADLAARAGLPFTQGRAFDGAVQSMGSFFYLAGVPDLGEAQRRKAIELVRRKLETGELSFYHPGFLAVNTVHDDYYSPNVTRIPADPTDVGDLTRGELMARREVWKLLETLRAEAEGFEDAYILATAPQVGARESRQVTGLYTLTGDDVTSGRKFEDAVARGSWWIDIHCPLGHTYPVHLCIRECPRGERCAFWKAENRRMYPDRESLCPPQGDWYDIPYRCLVPKGSANLLVAGRSISATHEAMAGARVMGTCMAIGEAAGVAAALAAAEDGVVAHVDVQTLRSRLSGNGALV
- a CDS encoding FAD-dependent oxidoreductase, with protein sequence MDSREYVIVGGGLAGGRASEGARQVDDRGSILLLTQEPHRPYQRPPLSKGYLRGEQGLDRVYLQPESYYPDHRLEVRTGVRVVELLPRERRLRLDDGSVIGYGRLLLATGGRARRLELPGGDLPGVHTLRTIEDSDAIRAAAGQATRAVVLGGGFIGAEVAASLAMMGKEVTMVFPEAWLQGRLVPEDLGQHLHRFYRERGVTILPGDVAVAVEGREQVERVALSQGRSLPADIVVMGVGILLNTELAHAAGLEVDRQGAIVVDERLRTSDPHIYAAGDIASWPDPTFGRRLRLEHWSVARGQGAQAGRNMAGAEEPYTAFPSFMTVMFDLAVRVWGDLETWEATVRRGLPEEGSFAYFYFREGRLVGALGSGLPEEEETAVPALVQRRPRFDEVAAMLADPQVSLAELPA
- a CDS encoding sulfite exporter TauE/SafE family protein produces the protein MGAWVEEGVLAWYLYVAVVAAGFAAGFINTLAGSGSLITLPLLIFIGLPATVANATNRVGILLQNVVSTGSFHQGKVLDWKYGLMLSVPAVIGSLIGAQIAVNLNEELMRRAIGVVMAIMLFVILFRPNQWLKGRPEGARSYPNLLEILIFFGLGIYGGFIQAGVGIFLLSGLVLASGYDLVRANAIKVLIILLVTIMAMAIFMANSLIDWGVGLLLAVGNMTGAWVACRVAVRSGARFIRWLLIAVVLVSALDLLGIRDLIGRLL
- a CDS encoding helix-turn-helix domain-containing protein, giving the protein MSREEIPSTDSWFTLSQAAKYLGVHFATLRRWADAGEVACLRTPGGRRRFARNDLDAFLEGRRQPATFGALAPLETHVLEVTRRALAEQEVHPKSWLVRSGQEDRQYFRQSGRRLLGLVLQFSARPDGESFLREGRRLGADHGAHCSRAGLSLSETVQAFFHFRRSLLSAIHESGTFGGPPDVHSLMVYQRASDFLDEVLLSTIESYQTQSPAPTIPPA
- a CDS encoding TIGR04053 family radical SAM/SPASM domain-containing protein; this encodes MPIIRQPHYDLTQRPFLVIWEATQACDLACRHCRASSQPHRHPEELTSDEARHLIDQVEAFGHPRPLFIITGGDPFKREDLFDLSAYASEKGLMPAVSPSGTPLLNRENLGHLKESGTRVISLSLDGSTPEFHDDFRRVPGSYQLTLDGWRAAQELGIKVQVNSTVTGHNLDDLPRLLELVREMGAMTWSVFFLVPTGRGQADDMISPQDHEAVMNFLYEASHMVSLKTTEGHHYKRVVLQRQALEERGLPPEDHLPLNHTYYRLRDGLAQVGRAPAVPAPQERMRRSPLHINAGDGFVFVSHRGEIYPSGYLPLAAGSVREAPLAEVYRESQIFRSLRDRSKLEGRCGRCEFNRVCGGSRSRAFAFTGNPLAEDPSCMYEPGSFPFGLETTPETREAS
- a CDS encoding radical SAM protein; translated protein: MISITKLLCGRSAQGDGLRYRWRTDAHASGLDAALARKPIVVWNSTKACNLRCIHCYYTAHPQADPDELTTAEARAMIDDLAAFGAPVLLFSGGEPLLRPDLYELGAYAVKRGLRAVISTNGTLIGSDEAGRIGKAGFSYVGISLDGVGETNDRFRGAVGAFEAALRGFRACQTAGVRTGLRLTLNRHNVRDLSSILDLLEKERIPRACFYHLVYAGRGRRMQEDDLTLSQTREAVDVLFDRALEWQQRGVDIELLTVDNHADGPYLLQRVQRHQPERYQEVLELLRASGGNASGIGIAAVDHRGEVHADQFWQHHSFGNVRERPFGQIWTDLSDPLMAGLKHRKPLLIGRCAGCRYLDICNGNFRVRAEAVHGDVWAPDPACYLTDEEIGL
- a CDS encoding Lrp/AsnC family transcriptional regulator — its product is MDDTDRRLLDALQGELPLVPRLYHAVGEQVRLAEEDVLEKVARLKEAGIIRQIGPIFDSRRLGYRSTLCAFRVEPDRLDQVARRISAHPGVSHNYSREHEYNLWFTLTLPLQCDAAAEISRLASQPGVTDYLDLPALQVFKIGVRFSLTSEGDEGDGRATSAPEEQRPLTDFERRLVREAQDDLPVVPRPFLPAATRLGVTEEELLHALEHLREQRIMRRFSAVLRHRRAGFTANGMGCWAIPEERIEEAGRAASSFREVSHCYHRPAHPPWWPYTLFTMLHGRERAEVAAAAERLRQAIAPDDYALLFSDKEYKKERVRYFQET
- a CDS encoding nitrilase, encoding MRDLTVAAVNFRAEPGAIDDNLSRTEAWVARLADRGVEMVCFPEMSLCGYDHSPRARSFAQPVPGPITERLETLAARQGAVVLAGLAETDAAGRLFISQVIVGPEGLIGTYRKAHLGPFERETFSAGDEVPVFATDVCTFGVQLCYDTHFPEMSSIQGLAGAEVLFFPFASPHGDPQTRRERIMRYLPARAYDNACYVVTCNLTGQSAAGSRRSFPGTALIVSPKGELMNEQVGWEEGAAVATLSAAELRRIGGTRMGHFHDHRRPELYGALCRPTAEQHPSPGGERKAIPESEAGASTSLPDSTKEIVE